A window from Hoeflea sp. IMCC20628 encodes these proteins:
- a CDS encoding DeoR/GlpR family DNA-binding transcription regulator, translating into MLSKRHTEIMRILSDEGTVTISGLAARLGVSLETVRRDVRPLTENGSVLRIHGAVGLAGQVGEAPFQRRMRENADAKRRIAREMAKLIHDGDSVMLDTGTTTSFVARELLGHRRLTVVTNSSDIARTLATVNGNKVYMAGGELRSDSGAAFGVSAIEFIAKFSVGHAIISAGAIDAESGVMDFDLEEAEFARMVLTRGANSYVVTDRTKFGRRGLVQVAGFDAIGHVVTDEPVADDIAAALDEAGTQLIVGGTAAASVDHAAEE; encoded by the coding sequence ATGCTGTCAAAACGTCATACCGAAATCATGCGGATACTGAGTGACGAAGGCACCGTGACCATTTCAGGGCTCGCTGCCCGGCTTGGCGTGTCGCTTGAAACTGTACGCAGAGATGTGCGGCCGCTGACTGAAAACGGTTCTGTGCTGCGAATTCATGGTGCGGTGGGACTGGCCGGACAGGTCGGCGAAGCGCCATTCCAGCGGCGGATGCGTGAGAACGCAGATGCCAAACGCCGGATCGCGCGTGAAATGGCAAAGCTGATCCATGATGGCGATTCCGTCATGCTCGATACCGGCACCACAACCAGCTTTGTCGCGCGAGAACTGCTTGGTCACAGGCGGCTGACGGTAGTGACCAATTCTTCAGATATTGCCCGGACGCTGGCTACGGTGAACGGCAACAAAGTCTATATGGCCGGCGGCGAACTCAGAAGCGATTCCGGCGCCGCCTTCGGAGTTTCGGCGATCGAGTTCATCGCCAAGTTTTCGGTCGGCCATGCGATCATTTCCGCCGGTGCCATTGATGCTGAATCCGGAGTGATGGATTTCGATCTGGAAGAGGCCGAATTTGCACGGATGGTGCTGACACGCGGAGCAAATAGCTATGTTGTCACGGATCGCACCAAATTCGGGCGCCGAGGATTGGTTCAAGTGGCGGGGTTTGACGCCATTGGTCATGTGGTGACGGATGAACCAGTCGCTGACGATATCGCAGCCGCGCTTGACGAAGCGGGAACTCAATTGATCGTCGGTGGAACTGCAGCCGCATCGGTCGACCACGCAGCCGAGGAGTGA
- a CDS encoding M24 family metallopeptidase, producing the protein MTNLTSTDDMLHVFQWKNGEKEWSPFSATEMDRRQNAMRTHLAAKNIDAAIFTSYHGICYYSGFLYCYFGRKYGFVLTPDTATTVSAGIDGGQPWRRSHGDNIIYSDWRRDNFFTAVKSLIPTNARRVGIEFDHVSLDFRKLLGDAFPGVEFVDVAEASMWMRTMKSAEEHALIREGTRVCNVGARAVMEAIAEGVPEYEVALASTQAMVREIGKSFPFVELMDTWTWFQSGIMTDGAHNPVTNKKIARGDILSLNCFPMIFGYYTAIERTLFCEEASDVHLDLWEKNCAVMKAGSDMIAPGKKCSDIALALNDMYRGWDLLKYRSFGYGHSFGVLSHYYGREAGVELREDVDTVLEPGMIVSMEPMIMIPEGMPGAGGYREHDIFIITETGAENITNFPYGPEEMIIRR; encoded by the coding sequence ATGACAAACCTCACCAGCACTGACGATATGCTGCATGTCTTCCAATGGAAGAATGGCGAGAAGGAATGGTCGCCGTTCTCGGCCACCGAAATGGACCGGCGCCAGAACGCCATGCGCACCCATCTCGCCGCCAAGAACATCGATGCCGCGATTTTCACGTCCTATCACGGCATCTGTTATTACTCGGGTTTCCTCTACTGCTATTTCGGTCGCAAATACGGCTTCGTGCTGACCCCGGACACCGCCACAACCGTCTCAGCCGGGATCGACGGCGGGCAGCCCTGGCGGCGCAGCCATGGCGACAACATCATCTATTCCGACTGGCGCCGCGACAATTTCTTCACTGCAGTGAAATCCCTCATCCCTACAAATGCCCGCCGCGTCGGCATCGAGTTCGACCATGTTTCGCTCGATTTCCGCAAACTTCTCGGCGACGCCTTTCCGGGTGTCGAATTCGTTGATGTCGCCGAAGCCTCGATGTGGATGCGTACGATGAAATCCGCAGAGGAACACGCGCTGATCCGCGAAGGCACCCGCGTCTGCAATGTCGGGGCCCGCGCCGTAATGGAGGCAATTGCCGAAGGCGTGCCGGAATACGAAGTCGCACTCGCCTCGACGCAAGCCATGGTGCGCGAGATCGGCAAGAGTTTCCCCTTTGTCGAGCTGATGGACACCTGGACCTGGTTCCAGTCAGGCATCATGACCGACGGCGCCCACAATCCGGTAACCAACAAGAAAATCGCCCGCGGCGATATCCTTTCCCTCAACTGCTTCCCGATGATCTTCGGCTATTACACCGCCATCGAGCGCACGCTGTTTTGCGAAGAAGCGTCTGATGTCCATCTGGATTTGTGGGAAAAGAACTGCGCGGTGATGAAGGCCGGCTCCGACATGATCGCACCGGGCAAGAAATGCTCCGACATCGCGCTGGCGCTCAACGACATGTATCGCGGCTGGGATCTGCTCAAATACAGATCCTTCGGCTATGGCCACTCCTTCGGCGTGCTGTCGCATTATTATGGCCGTGAAGCCGGCGTCGAGCTGCGCGAAGATGTCGACACGGTGCTGGAACCAGGCATGATCGTCTCGATGGAACCGATGATCATGATCCCAGAGGGAATGCCGGGTGCCGGTGGCTACCGCGAGCACGACATTTTCATCATCACCGAAACCGGCGCGGAAAACATCACCAACTTCCCCTACGGCCCGGAAGAAATGATCATCCGGCGCTAG
- a CDS encoding betaine/proline/choline family ABC transporter ATP-binding protein (Members of the family are the ATP-binding subunit of ABC transporters for substrates such as betaine, L-proline or other amino acids, choline, carnitine, etc. The substrate specificity is best determined from the substrate-binding subunit, rather than this subunit, as it interacts with the permease subunit and not with substrate directly.) encodes MTTPEAKLVCRNVWKLFGPDAASFLAGHNGRPDAEAIAEAGLVGAVRQVDLDVHEGEIFVIMGLSGSGKSTLVRLMSRLIEPSGGDVLFKGENLLKVSQARMIEIRRHQMGMVFQHFALLPHLTVLDNVAFPLDIQGMSRAEREARAREMIELVGLAGKESAFPRLLSGGQQQRVGIARSLAVEPEIWFLDEPFSALDPLIRREMQDEFMRLQTKLHKTIVFITHDFDEAIRLADRIAIMKDGEIVQAGTPEEIVLTPATSYVAEFTKNVARAKVIRTRSLMVPVDNGGVDGPTVSARSTIADVAPLFLDGIAHLGIADDTGKLIGRLDREAIVSLMLQG; translated from the coding sequence ATGACCACTCCTGAAGCCAAACTCGTCTGTCGCAATGTGTGGAAACTGTTCGGCCCTGATGCCGCAAGTTTCCTTGCCGGGCACAACGGACGCCCGGATGCCGAAGCAATCGCCGAGGCCGGTCTGGTCGGCGCCGTGCGGCAAGTCGATCTCGACGTGCATGAGGGTGAAATCTTCGTCATCATGGGCCTGTCAGGCTCCGGCAAATCGACGCTGGTGCGGCTGATGTCACGGCTCATCGAGCCCTCCGGCGGCGACGTGCTGTTCAAGGGCGAAAACCTGCTCAAGGTCTCGCAGGCGCGGATGATCGAAATCCGCCGCCACCAGATGGGCATGGTGTTCCAGCATTTCGCATTGCTGCCGCATCTTACCGTTCTCGACAATGTTGCGTTCCCACTTGATATCCAGGGCATGAGCCGTGCCGAGCGTGAGGCCCGGGCCCGCGAAATGATTGAACTGGTTGGTCTGGCCGGAAAGGAAAGCGCCTTTCCCCGGCTGCTCTCCGGAGGTCAGCAGCAGCGCGTCGGCATCGCCCGCTCGCTCGCCGTCGAACCGGAAATCTGGTTTCTCGATGAACCGTTCTCGGCGCTAGATCCGCTGATCCGCCGGGAGATGCAGGACGAGTTCATGCGGCTGCAGACCAAGCTGCACAAGACCATCGTCTTCATCACCCATGATTTCGACGAAGCCATCCGTCTCGCTGACCGGATTGCCATCATGAAGGATGGCGAGATCGTCCAGGCCGGCACGCCTGAAGAGATCGTTCTGACACCAGCCACCTCTTACGTGGCGGAATTCACCAAAAACGTCGCCCGGGCCAAGGTGATCCGCACCCGCAGCCTGATGGTCCCGGTCGATAATGGCGGCGTCGACGGACCGACGGTCTCCGCGCGATCGACTATTGCCGACGTGGCGCCGTTGTTTCTTGATGGGATTGCCCATCTTGGGATTGCCGATGACACCGGCAAACTCATCGGCAGACTTGACCGCGAAGCGATTGTCTCGCTGATGTTGCAGGGCTGA
- a CDS encoding ABC transporter substrate-binding protein, which yields MHSANIFTGRTFRQLTAALVISSASCIGLSASAMAQESTDTIKLTLHDWTGQLITTEIMGEVLKKAGYSIEYVQADYLAQFAGLESGDLHVAMEMWETTGRDAMDAATATGKVENFGPTGMKAKEEWWYPAYMAEQCPGLPNWEALKDEACAEAFSTAETAPKGRYLGGPVTWGGFDDERVEALDLPFEVIHAGTDAALFAELESAYQRKAPIMLWIYAPHWAPAKYEGAWVEFPEYSAECYNDAATGLNPDMAYDCGKPFGEIWKVGWAGVKDKWPGAYDAIKAFTIDNDEMGKMITEVDLDGKTVSDVVGEWMGANEARWSGWIKK from the coding sequence ATGCATTCAGCCAATATTTTTACCGGCCGCACTTTCAGGCAATTGACAGCGGCGCTCGTCATTTCGAGCGCTTCTTGCATTGGATTGTCCGCTTCGGCCATGGCGCAGGAATCCACCGATACGATCAAATTGACGCTCCATGACTGGACCGGTCAGCTGATCACCACGGAAATAATGGGTGAAGTGCTCAAGAAGGCCGGCTATTCCATAGAATACGTCCAGGCCGATTATCTGGCCCAGTTCGCAGGACTGGAGTCCGGCGATCTGCACGTTGCCATGGAAATGTGGGAAACCACAGGCCGCGACGCCATGGATGCGGCCACCGCAACCGGCAAGGTCGAGAATTTCGGCCCCACAGGCATGAAAGCCAAGGAAGAATGGTGGTATCCCGCCTACATGGCCGAGCAATGCCCGGGCCTGCCCAATTGGGAAGCCCTGAAGGACGAAGCCTGCGCGGAAGCCTTCTCCACTGCAGAAACCGCACCCAAGGGCCGTTACCTTGGCGGACCGGTCACCTGGGGCGGCTTTGACGATGAACGCGTCGAAGCGCTCGATCTGCCGTTTGAAGTGATCCACGCCGGCACCGATGCGGCACTCTTCGCCGAATTGGAAAGCGCCTATCAGCGCAAGGCGCCGATCATGCTGTGGATCTATGCGCCGCATTGGGCACCTGCCAAGTATGAAGGCGCCTGGGTCGAGTTCCCGGAATATTCCGCCGAATGCTACAATGACGCAGCAACCGGTCTCAACCCTGACATGGCCTATGACTGCGGCAAGCCGTTTGGCGAAATCTGGAAAGTCGGCTGGGCCGGCGTGAAGGACAAATGGCCTGGCGCCTATGACGCCATCAAGGCTTTCACCATCGACAATGACGAGATGGGCAAGATGATCACCGAAGTCGATCTGGACGGCAAGACAGTCTCCGACGTCGTCGGCGAATGGATGGGTGCCAATGAAGCCCGCTGGTCGGGCTGGATCAAGAAGTAA
- a CDS encoding ABC transporter permease: MIFFFLIAPILTVMPLSFNAENFFTFTPAMLSFDPEGYSLKHYRDFFTNPDWQQALKNSVQIAPAATIISVSLGTLAAIGLSQPHVPFRRAIMAILISPMIVPLIISAAGMYFFYSRIGLQGTYIGVVLAHAALGIPFVIITVTATLVGFDKSLTRAAANMGANPVTTFFKVQMPLILPGVISGGLFAFITSFDEVVVVLFVGSAGQKTLPWQMFTGLREQISPTILAVATLLVGVSMLLLTTLELLRRRSERLRGLSPG, translated from the coding sequence GTGATCTTCTTTTTCCTGATTGCGCCGATCCTCACGGTCATGCCGCTGAGCTTCAACGCTGAGAATTTCTTCACCTTCACCCCGGCCATGCTGTCCTTTGACCCCGAGGGTTATTCGCTCAAACATTATCGCGACTTCTTCACCAATCCCGACTGGCAGCAGGCGCTGAAGAATTCGGTGCAGATTGCACCTGCAGCGACCATCATTTCGGTCTCGCTTGGCACACTCGCCGCCATCGGCCTGTCGCAGCCGCATGTGCCGTTCCGGCGCGCAATCATGGCGATCCTGATTTCACCGATGATCGTGCCGCTGATCATTTCGGCAGCCGGCATGTATTTCTTCTATTCCCGCATCGGCCTGCAGGGCACCTATATCGGCGTTGTTCTCGCCCATGCGGCGCTCGGCATTCCCTTCGTCATCATCACGGTGACAGCAACACTGGTCGGCTTCGACAAGTCGTTGACCCGGGCAGCCGCCAACATGGGCGCCAACCCGGTGACCACCTTCTTCAAGGTGCAGATGCCGCTGATCCTACCAGGCGTGATTTCCGGTGGCCTGTTTGCCTTCATCACTTCATTCGATGAAGTGGTGGTGGTGCTGTTCGTCGGGTCGGCCGGGCAGAAGACCCTGCCATGGCAGATGTTCACCGGCCTGCGCGAACAGATCTCGCCCACCATCCTCGCGGTCGCCACACTTCTGGTCGGCGTTTCGATGCTGCTGTTGACCACGCTCGAATTGCTGCGTCGCCGTTCCGAACGGTTGCGGGGCCTGTCGCCAGGCTGA
- a CDS encoding extracellular solute-binding protein, whose amino-acid sequence MADTMTLVSWGGAYQKSQIAAYSEPYQAMHPELKIVWDESSAEAVAKLRAMNEAGNITWDLVDVVAADAIRLCDEGLAMEIDADELLAPAPDGTPASEDFGDLLVSDCFIPQIVYSTTFGYRTDLVGDTAPTNICDVFDLEKYPGKRALEKRPINNMEWALLCDGVAKGDVYDVLETEEGQTRALAKLDTIKDQVVWWSAGADTPQLLADGEVVMGSTYNGRLFSLIEEQKQPVAMLWDAQVFDLDGWIIPEGLPADRQARIEDFLKFATDTQRLADQAKYISYGPARASSAPLVGKHADLGIDMAPHMPTDPNNAKNTFLYNYTWWADYRDDLDAKFQAWLAQ is encoded by the coding sequence ATGGCCGACACCATGACCCTCGTCAGCTGGGGTGGCGCCTATCAGAAGAGTCAGATCGCGGCCTATTCCGAGCCCTATCAGGCGATGCATCCGGAACTCAAGATCGTCTGGGACGAAAGCTCGGCTGAAGCAGTGGCCAAGCTGCGCGCCATGAACGAAGCCGGTAACATCACCTGGGATCTGGTTGACGTTGTCGCCGCCGACGCCATCCGCCTGTGCGATGAAGGCCTGGCGATGGAAATTGACGCCGACGAACTGCTGGCGCCTGCGCCGGACGGCACACCGGCATCGGAAGATTTTGGCGACCTGCTGGTCAGCGATTGCTTCATCCCGCAGATCGTCTATTCGACCACCTTCGGCTACCGCACCGATCTGGTCGGCGACACAGCGCCAACCAATATCTGCGACGTGTTTGACCTTGAAAAATATCCGGGCAAGCGCGCGCTCGAAAAGCGTCCGATCAACAACATGGAATGGGCCCTGCTTTGCGACGGTGTCGCCAAGGGCGATGTCTATGACGTACTTGAGACCGAAGAAGGCCAGACCCGTGCGCTGGCCAAGCTCGACACCATCAAGGATCAGGTTGTCTGGTGGTCAGCAGGCGCCGATACACCACAGCTGCTCGCCGATGGCGAAGTCGTCATGGGTTCGACCTATAACGGCCGTCTCTTCAGCCTGATCGAAGAGCAGAAGCAGCCTGTCGCCATGCTCTGGGACGCCCAGGTGTTCGACCTTGACGGCTGGATCATTCCCGAAGGCCTCCCCGCCGATCGTCAGGCGCGCATTGAGGATTTCCTGAAGTTTGCCACCGACACTCAGCGTCTGGCAGATCAGGCCAAGTACATCTCCTATGGCCCGGCTCGCGCGTCGTCCGCACCACTGGTTGGCAAGCATGCTGACCTCGGAATCGACATGGCTCCGCATATGCCGACCGATCCGAACAATGCAAAGAACACCTTCCTGTACAACTACACATGGTGGGCTGATTACCGCGATGACCTGGATGCCAAGTTCCAGGCCTGGCTTGCCCAGTAA
- a CDS encoding ABC transporter permease, giving the protein MTDATHTPSDGPMLSADGIPLKKSLQIALRRQKLRALMLIAPLLLFVLISFIAPIADMLFRSVENDIVSQTLPRTVIALEGWDYDEGNAAAPDSDVFAALYVDISEAEEFKTHTRLGSRLNYETTGMSSLLRKTGRGISRMKTDIYTKQFVALDPKWAEPAVWVVLMEQPGVADALPETASAWKSWKRIVANKDDVLAEEKPEDFVYTTLYRDLIKQPASAINAYSGAEAGLIKSADSAVDGFESVSLKDQFIKMDKDWASPQVWGTIKAFSSPYTAGYFLASVDLQLTPAGIEEQPENQKVYMLLFGRTMFMSMVIMGSCILLGYPIAYLLSNLPLRTSNLLLILVLLPFWTSLLVRTSAWKVLLQQQGVINDILVWLGLVSDGDRLVMINNQFGTIVAMTHILLPFMILPLYSVMKTIPQTYVRAAKSLGATDWTAFWRVYFPQSVPGIGAGSILVFILSIGYYITPELVGGTTGTFISNRIAYHISSSLNWGLAAALGTILLAVVLLLYWVYDRIVGIDNVSLG; this is encoded by the coding sequence ATGACCGATGCCACCCACACCCCTTCAGACGGTCCGATGCTGTCAGCTGACGGTATCCCGCTGAAAAAAAGCCTGCAAATCGCGCTTCGCCGGCAGAAGCTCCGGGCGCTGATGTTGATTGCGCCGCTGCTGCTGTTCGTGCTGATAAGCTTCATTGCCCCGATCGCCGACATGCTGTTTCGTTCGGTGGAAAACGATATCGTCTCGCAGACACTTCCCCGCACAGTCATAGCGCTGGAAGGCTGGGACTACGACGAAGGCAACGCCGCCGCGCCCGACAGCGATGTTTTTGCAGCGCTGTATGTCGACATCTCAGAGGCTGAGGAATTCAAGACCCATACAAGGCTCGGCTCGCGTCTCAACTACGAGACCACCGGCATGTCGTCATTGCTGCGCAAGACCGGTCGCGGCATCAGCCGTATGAAAACCGACATCTACACCAAACAATTCGTGGCCCTCGACCCGAAATGGGCCGAGCCCGCCGTCTGGGTGGTGCTGATGGAGCAGCCGGGCGTCGCCGACGCATTGCCAGAGACCGCGTCTGCCTGGAAATCCTGGAAGCGAATTGTGGCAAACAAGGATGATGTTCTGGCCGAGGAAAAGCCTGAGGACTTCGTCTATACGACGCTCTATCGCGATCTGATCAAACAGCCGGCATCGGCAATTAACGCCTATAGCGGTGCCGAAGCCGGCCTCATCAAGTCGGCCGACAGCGCGGTCGACGGGTTTGAATCGGTCTCGCTCAAGGACCAGTTCATCAAGATGGACAAGGATTGGGCCAGTCCGCAGGTCTGGGGCACTATCAAGGCCTTCTCCTCACCTTATACAGCCGGTTACTTTCTCGCCTCTGTCGATCTGCAGTTGACCCCTGCCGGCATCGAGGAGCAGCCTGAAAACCAGAAAGTCTACATGCTCTTGTTCGGGCGCACCATGTTCATGAGCATGGTGATCATGGGCTCGTGCATCCTGCTCGGCTATCCAATCGCCTACCTGCTGTCGAACCTGCCATTGCGGACATCAAATCTGCTGTTGATCCTGGTGCTGTTGCCGTTCTGGACTTCCCTGCTGGTGCGGACATCAGCCTGGAAGGTGTTGCTGCAGCAACAAGGTGTCATAAACGACATTCTGGTCTGGCTTGGCCTGGTCAGCGACGGCGACCGTCTGGTGATGATCAACAACCAGTTCGGCACCATTGTCGCCATGACCCACATTCTGCTGCCCTTCATGATCCTGCCGCTTTACTCGGTGATGAAAACCATTCCGCAAACCTATGTGCGCGCCGCCAAATCGCTGGGCGCGACCGACTGGACTGCCTTCTGGCGGGTCTATTTCCCTCAGTCGGTACCGGGCATCGGCGCCGGATCGATCCTCGTCTTCATCCTGTCCATCGGCTACTACATCACCCCTGAACTGGTGGGCGGCACGACGGGCACCTTTATTTCCAACCGGATCGCCTATCACATTTCGTCCTCGCTCAATTGGGGCCTCGCGGCCGCGCTGGGGACGATCCTGCTGGCGGTCGTGCTGTTGCTCTACTGGGTCTATGACCGCATCGTGGGCATCGACAATGTGAGCCTGGGATAG